The proteins below are encoded in one region of Streptomyces sp. NBC_00490:
- a CDS encoding amino acid transporter, protein MATTEHAPPSRLRAWMLEGLSDMGKGDHGRPARPTEPQPEPEGRAWWRVMCLTGVDYFSTLGYQPGIAALAAGLLSPIATIVLVIVTLAGALPVYRRVAEESPHGQGSIAMLERLLTFWKGKLFVLTLLGFAATDFLITITLSAADASTHLVENPHLNSALHDQQLLITLILVALLGAVFLKGFLEAIGVAVVLVGIYLALNVVVVLVGLWHVITAEHVVTDWSTALTNEHGNVFVMIGVALIVFPKLALGLSGFETGVAVMPHVKGDPGETEQNPAGRIRETKKLLTTAAVIMSCFLIATSFITTLLIPEKEFESGGQANGRALAFLAHKYLGGAFGTVYDVSTIAILWFAGASAMAGLLNLMPRYLPRYGMAPHWARAVRPMVIVFTLIAFLVTWIFDADVDAQGGAYATGVLVLIISAAIAVTIAARKAGQRNWTIGFAVISAVFLYTTVVNVIERPDGVKIGACFIAGIILVSLLSRLARAFELRVTSVTLDPMAERFIRDIASRKIRFIANEPDQRDKAEYRDKIEQIREDNDIPGQEDFVFVEVTVLDPSEFEAGLTVRGEVLHDRYRILTLESSSIPNALAALLLHVRDTTGCTPHIYFEWTEGNPFANFLRFLLFGQGEVAPVTREVLREAEPDRDRRPRVHTG, encoded by the coding sequence ATGGCCACCACCGAACACGCGCCGCCCAGTCGGCTGCGCGCCTGGATGCTGGAAGGCCTGTCCGACATGGGCAAGGGCGACCACGGCCGGCCGGCCCGGCCCACGGAGCCCCAGCCGGAGCCGGAGGGCCGGGCGTGGTGGCGGGTCATGTGCCTCACCGGCGTCGACTACTTCTCGACCCTCGGCTACCAGCCCGGCATCGCGGCCCTCGCGGCCGGTCTGCTCTCCCCGATCGCGACCATCGTCCTGGTGATCGTGACCCTGGCGGGCGCGCTGCCCGTGTACCGCCGCGTGGCCGAGGAGAGCCCCCACGGCCAGGGCTCGATCGCAATGCTGGAGCGCCTGCTCACCTTCTGGAAGGGCAAGCTCTTCGTCCTCACCCTGCTCGGCTTCGCCGCCACCGACTTCCTGATCACCATCACCCTGTCGGCCGCCGACGCCTCGACCCACCTCGTCGAGAACCCGCACCTGAACAGTGCCCTGCACGACCAACAGCTGCTGATCACCCTCATCCTGGTCGCCCTGCTCGGCGCGGTGTTCCTCAAGGGCTTCCTGGAGGCGATCGGCGTCGCGGTCGTCCTGGTCGGCATCTACCTCGCGCTCAACGTCGTCGTCGTGCTCGTCGGCCTCTGGCACGTCATCACCGCCGAACACGTGGTCACCGACTGGTCGACCGCCCTGACCAACGAGCACGGCAACGTCTTCGTGATGATCGGCGTGGCCCTGATCGTCTTCCCCAAGCTTGCCCTCGGCCTCTCCGGCTTCGAGACCGGCGTCGCCGTCATGCCGCACGTCAAGGGCGACCCCGGCGAGACCGAGCAGAACCCGGCCGGCCGGATCCGCGAGACGAAGAAGCTGCTCACCACCGCCGCCGTGATCATGAGCTGCTTCCTGATCGCCACCAGCTTCATCACCACGCTCCTGATCCCGGAGAAGGAGTTCGAGTCCGGCGGCCAGGCCAACGGCCGCGCCCTCGCCTTCCTCGCCCACAAGTACCTGGGTGGCGCCTTCGGCACGGTCTACGACGTCTCGACGATCGCCATCCTCTGGTTCGCCGGCGCCTCCGCGATGGCCGGCCTGCTGAACCTGATGCCGCGCTACCTGCCCCGCTACGGCATGGCCCCGCACTGGGCCAGGGCCGTCCGCCCGATGGTCATCGTCTTCACCCTGATCGCCTTCCTGGTCACCTGGATCTTCGACGCCGACGTGGATGCCCAGGGCGGCGCCTACGCCACCGGCGTACTGGTCCTGATCATCTCCGCCGCGATCGCGGTGACCATCGCCGCCCGCAAGGCAGGCCAGCGCAACTGGACCATCGGCTTCGCCGTCATCTCGGCGGTGTTCCTCTACACCACGGTCGTCAACGTCATCGAGCGCCCGGACGGCGTGAAGATCGGCGCCTGCTTCATCGCCGGCATCATCCTGGTCTCCCTGCTCTCCCGCCTGGCCCGGGCCTTCGAGCTCCGCGTGACGAGCGTGACGCTCGATCCCATGGCGGAACGTTTCATCAGAGACATCGCCAGCCGCAAGATCCGCTTCATCGCCAACGAGCCCGACCAGCGCGACAAAGCCGAGTACCGGGACAAGATCGAGCAGATCCGCGAGGACAACGACATCCCCGGCCAGGAGGACTTCGTCTTCGTGGAGGTCACGGTCCTGGACCCCTCCGAGTTCGAGGCGGGTCTGACGGTGCGCGGGGAGGTCCTCCACGACCGCTACCGCATCCTGACGCTGGAGTCCTCCTCGATCCCCAACGCCCTGGCCGCGCTGCTGCTCCACGTCCGCGACACGACGGGCTGCACCCCCCACATCTATTTCGAATGGACCGAGGGCAATCCCTTCGCCAACTTCCTCCGCTTCCTCCTCTTCGGCCAGGGCGAGGTGGCCCCCGTCACCCGAGAGGTCCTCCGCGAGGCAGAACCGGACAGGGACCGCCGCCCGAGGGTGCACACGGGCTGA
- a CDS encoding carbohydrate ABC transporter permease — protein sequence MSRRNARTLPLHLILVAVGVVMLVPLVYAVLSGFKSTDELSSNPFGLPKRWLGSNYTDILGGSDFWKLLGNSTLIAIATTVLVVAVSALAAFSFARFAFRGREVLFTFFTMGLMFPFAVAALPLFLLLRYLGLLDNPLGVILPQAAFGLPMTIIILRAFFREIPGELEEAATLDGCSSFGFFWRVLLPMARPALGTVSVLAVVTSWNNFMLPLLVFTDNTWWTLPIGVQQFQGQYSAEYARVFAYLVLAMVPALAFYSVAERQLVGGLTAGATKG from the coding sequence ATGAGCCGCAGGAACGCCCGCACGTTGCCCTTGCACCTCATCCTCGTCGCCGTCGGCGTCGTCATGCTCGTCCCCCTGGTGTACGCCGTCCTGTCCGGCTTCAAGTCCACCGACGAGCTCTCCAGCAACCCCTTCGGACTGCCGAAGCGCTGGCTGGGGAGCAACTACACCGACATCCTCGGCGGCAGCGATTTCTGGAAGCTGCTCGGCAACAGCACGCTGATCGCGATCGCCACGACCGTGCTCGTCGTCGCGGTGTCCGCGCTCGCCGCCTTCTCCTTCGCCCGGTTCGCCTTCCGGGGCCGGGAGGTGCTGTTCACCTTCTTCACGATGGGGCTGATGTTCCCCTTCGCGGTGGCCGCCCTGCCGCTGTTCCTGCTGCTGCGCTATCTCGGTCTGCTCGACAACCCGCTGGGCGTGATCCTGCCGCAGGCCGCGTTCGGGCTGCCGATGACCATCATCATCCTGCGCGCCTTCTTCCGGGAGATCCCCGGCGAACTGGAGGAGGCGGCCACCCTCGACGGGTGCAGCTCCTTCGGCTTCTTCTGGCGGGTGCTGCTGCCCATGGCCCGGCCCGCGCTCGGCACCGTCTCGGTGCTCGCCGTCGTCACCAGCTGGAACAACTTCATGCTGCCGCTGCTGGTGTTCACCGACAACACCTGGTGGACGCTGCCCATCGGCGTCCAGCAGTTCCAGGGCCAGTACTCCGCGGAGTACGCCCGCGTCTTCGCCTATCTCGTCCTCGCGATGGTCCCCGCCCTCGCCTTCTACTCGGTCGCCGAGCGCCAGCTCGTCGGCGGCCTCACCGCCGGCGCGACGAAGGGATGA
- a CDS encoding extracellular solute-binding protein, translated as MGDPALSRRGFLAASAAAGLGMTALSGCGDSDDEGSSDGTTTIEWWNISTTEPSKSVWAALAKKFEAQNPKVKLKIVQLENDAYKSKMTALIASGKLPDIFHTWGGGVLKQQVDAGLVEDLSDRTKPWSDSLLKVSKEAYLIDDKVYGIPFDIGMIGFWYNKALFKQAGITEPPTTWGAFLEAVSKLKSKDITPIALAGKEKWPGMYYWAYLAMRTAGASALQKAYDDKDFTGPEFIQAGAHLKTLVDLEPFQKGYLNAAYSTPTGQAATVGNGKAAMELMGQWAPNVQADSGKGLGKDLGFFPFPAVEGGKGTITEVFGGGGGHALRRDAPQAAVDFLKFFASEATDLELVKKTGTLPVVPGAESAITDPNIKAVQAQLNAATGFQLYLDQAYAPAVGQEVNDSVAALIAGSKSPEQVAQSITKSAKEEQ; from the coding sequence ATGGGCGACCCGGCACTGTCCCGCCGCGGCTTCCTGGCGGCGTCCGCCGCGGCCGGTCTGGGCATGACCGCACTGAGTGGCTGCGGTGACTCGGATGATGAGGGGTCGTCCGACGGGACGACCACCATCGAATGGTGGAACATCTCCACCACCGAGCCGTCCAAGAGCGTCTGGGCGGCCCTCGCCAAGAAGTTCGAGGCTCAGAACCCCAAGGTCAAGCTGAAGATCGTGCAGCTGGAGAACGACGCCTACAAGTCGAAGATGACGGCACTGATCGCCTCCGGGAAGCTCCCCGACATCTTCCACACGTGGGGCGGCGGCGTCCTCAAGCAGCAGGTCGACGCGGGCCTCGTCGAGGACCTCAGCGACCGGACCAAGCCGTGGTCCGACAGTCTGCTGAAGGTGTCGAAGGAGGCCTACCTCATCGACGACAAGGTGTACGGCATCCCGTTCGACATCGGCATGATCGGCTTCTGGTACAACAAGGCGCTCTTCAAGCAGGCCGGCATCACCGAACCCCCCACCACCTGGGGCGCGTTCCTCGAAGCCGTCAGCAAGCTGAAGTCGAAGGACATCACCCCCATCGCGCTCGCCGGCAAGGAGAAGTGGCCCGGCATGTACTACTGGGCCTACCTCGCGATGCGCACCGCCGGTGCGAGCGCCCTCCAGAAGGCCTACGACGACAAGGACTTCACCGGCCCCGAGTTCATCCAGGCGGGCGCCCACCTCAAGACCCTCGTCGATCTGGAGCCGTTCCAGAAGGGCTACCTCAACGCCGCCTACTCCACCCCGACCGGCCAGGCGGCCACCGTCGGCAACGGCAAGGCGGCCATGGAGCTCATGGGCCAGTGGGCCCCGAACGTGCAGGCCGACTCCGGCAAGGGCCTCGGGAAGGACCTGGGCTTCTTCCCGTTCCCCGCGGTCGAGGGCGGCAAGGGCACCATCACCGAGGTGTTCGGCGGCGGCGGTGGGCACGCCCTGCGCCGGGACGCCCCGCAGGCGGCCGTCGACTTCCTGAAGTTCTTCGCCTCCGAGGCCACCGACCTGGAACTGGTCAAGAAGACCGGCACCCTCCCGGTGGTCCCCGGCGCCGAGAGCGCCATCACCGACCCCAACATCAAGGCCGTACAGGCCCAGTTGAACGCCGCCACCGGCTTCCAGCTCTACCTCGACCAGGCGTACGCCCCCGCCGTCGGCCAGGAGGTCAACGACAGCGTGGCCGCGCTCATCGCCGGCTCCAAGTCCCCCGAGCAGGTCGCCCAGTCGATCACGAAGTCCGCGAAGGAAGAGCAGTAG
- a CDS encoding endo-1,4-beta-xylanase — MHRNRLRLVGALAVALMAAGVGTGVPAQAHDKPTTLADLAQRHGRYYGSATDNPEVVDEPYKAILGSEFDMITPGNGQKWYATEPQQGVFDFSQGDEIVNLARANHQRVRGHTLVWHSQLPDWLTSREWTATELRAVLKKHIQTEVRHYRGKIYAWDVVNEAFNEDGTYRETVFYKTLGPGYIADALRWAHQADPKAKLYLNDYNVEAVGPKSDAYYKLAKELKAQGVPLHGFGLQAHLALQYGYPTTLEDNLRRFARLGLDTALTEVDIRMILPADETKLATQAQWYRDLTKACLAVRRCVGITLWDYTDKYSWIPAFFEGQGAALPWDEQLQPKPAYFAIKEALKK, encoded by the coding sequence ATGCACAGGAACCGTCTCAGACTCGTCGGCGCCCTCGCCGTCGCCCTGATGGCCGCCGGGGTCGGTACCGGTGTGCCCGCCCAGGCGCACGACAAGCCGACCACACTCGCCGACCTCGCCCAGCGGCACGGCCGCTACTACGGCAGCGCCACCGACAACCCCGAGGTCGTCGACGAGCCCTACAAGGCGATCCTCGGCAGCGAGTTCGACATGATCACCCCCGGCAACGGCCAGAAGTGGTACGCCACCGAACCCCAGCAGGGTGTCTTCGACTTCTCCCAGGGCGACGAGATCGTGAACCTCGCTCGCGCCAACCACCAGCGGGTACGCGGCCACACCCTGGTCTGGCACAGCCAGCTGCCCGACTGGCTGACCAGCCGCGAGTGGACGGCGACCGAGCTGCGGGCCGTGCTGAAGAAACACATCCAGACCGAGGTACGGCACTACCGCGGCAAGATCTACGCCTGGGACGTCGTCAACGAGGCCTTCAACGAGGACGGCACCTACCGCGAGACGGTCTTCTACAAGACCCTCGGCCCCGGCTACATCGCCGACGCCCTGCGCTGGGCCCACCAGGCCGACCCGAAGGCCAAGCTCTACCTCAACGACTACAACGTGGAGGCGGTCGGCCCCAAGAGCGACGCCTACTACAAGCTGGCCAAGGAGCTGAAGGCACAGGGCGTCCCGCTGCACGGCTTCGGCCTCCAGGCGCACCTCGCGCTCCAGTACGGCTATCCGACCACCCTCGAGGACAATCTGCGGCGCTTCGCCAGGCTCGGCCTGGACACCGCGCTCACCGAGGTCGACATCCGGATGATCCTGCCCGCGGACGAGACCAAGCTGGCCACGCAGGCCCAGTGGTACCGCGACCTGACGAAGGCCTGCCTCGCGGTGCGGCGCTGCGTCGGCATCACGCTCTGGGACTACACCGACAAATACTCCTGGATCCCGGCGTTCTTCGAGGGCCAGGGCGCGGCGCTGCCGTGGGACGAGCAACTGCAGCCCAAGCCCGCCTACTTCGCGATCAAGGAGGCGCTCAAGAAGTAG
- a CDS encoding carbohydrate ABC transporter permease, with product MTSTFLADKRSGAGAEPPPPDTVRARGRARRRALNWLTAMGFQLPALVLFTGLVLLPMLFALYAAFFRWGGFGMPEDYVGVDNFTDLFDNPVFLGDLWRCLVLVVLTLAIQLPFALAMAVLLNQRLRGRAVYRMLFFAPYVLSEAITGVLFSMVFAPDDGLADHLLGSIGLDSLGGEWFADQSYVMATLFIVMTWKYFGFHMMLLLAGLQSVPRELTEAALIDGASAWQRFRSVTLPLLAPTIRISVFLAVIGSIQLFDLVWVITQGGPDHHSETMAVTMFQYGFKRYQVGYASAISVVMFGICLVFALAYQRFVLRRDLEGATTTMRGAGK from the coding sequence ATGACCTCCACGTTCCTCGCAGACAAGCGGAGCGGCGCCGGCGCCGAGCCCCCGCCCCCGGACACCGTCAGGGCCCGGGGGCGGGCCCGGCGGCGCGCCCTCAACTGGCTCACGGCGATGGGCTTCCAGCTGCCCGCCCTGGTCCTCTTCACCGGGCTCGTGCTGCTGCCGATGCTGTTCGCGCTGTACGCCGCCTTCTTCCGCTGGGGCGGCTTCGGGATGCCCGAGGACTACGTCGGCGTCGACAACTTCACCGACCTCTTCGACAACCCGGTCTTCCTCGGCGACCTGTGGCGCTGCCTCGTCCTGGTCGTCCTCACCCTCGCGATCCAGCTGCCGTTCGCGCTCGCCATGGCGGTCCTGCTCAACCAGCGGCTGCGCGGCCGGGCCGTCTACCGGATGCTGTTCTTCGCGCCCTACGTGCTCTCCGAGGCCATCACCGGCGTGCTCTTCAGCATGGTGTTCGCCCCGGACGACGGTCTGGCCGACCATCTCCTCGGCAGCATCGGCCTGGACAGCCTCGGCGGCGAGTGGTTCGCCGATCAGTCGTATGTGATGGCGACCCTGTTCATCGTCATGACCTGGAAGTACTTCGGCTTCCACATGATGCTCCTGCTGGCCGGACTCCAGTCCGTCCCGCGGGAGTTGACCGAGGCGGCGCTGATCGACGGTGCGAGTGCCTGGCAGCGCTTCCGCAGCGTCACCCTGCCGCTGCTCGCGCCCACCATCCGCATCAGCGTCTTCCTGGCCGTCATCGGCTCGATCCAGCTCTTCGACCTGGTGTGGGTGATCACCCAGGGCGGCCCCGACCACCACTCCGAGACCATGGCCGTGACCATGTTCCAGTACGGCTTCAAGCGCTACCAGGTCGGCTACGCCAGCGCGATCAGCGTGGTCATGTTCGGGATCTGCCTCGTCTTCGCCCTCGCCTACCAGCGGTTCGTGCTCCGCCGCGACCTCGAAGGGGCCACCACCACGATGAGGGGGGCCGGGAAATGA
- a CDS encoding ABC transporter permease yields the protein MTSLGGTGAADTLKGGPRRRRGRQPFKGVPLPLLIPALLGLAFLILPLVALLVRAPWSTLPEQLTSAEVWQALRLSLVCATAATALSLLIGVPLAWLLARTDFPGRGLVRALVTLPLVLPPVVGGVALLMALGRNGIVGQWLDSWFGVTLPFTTAGVIVAETFVAMPFLVISVEGTLRAADPRYEEAATTLGASRFTAFRRVTLPLIAPGIAAGAVLAWARALGEFGATITFAGNFPGRTQTMPLAVYLALQSDPAAAIALSLVLLAVSIAVLAGLRDRWMTAS from the coding sequence GTGACGTCCCTCGGCGGGACCGGCGCCGCGGACACCCTCAAGGGCGGTCCGCGACGCCGCCGCGGCCGGCAGCCGTTCAAGGGCGTACCGCTGCCCCTCCTCATCCCGGCCCTGCTGGGCCTGGCGTTCCTGATCCTCCCCCTGGTGGCCCTGCTGGTCCGGGCCCCCTGGAGCACCCTCCCGGAACAGCTGACCAGCGCCGAGGTGTGGCAGGCGCTACGCCTGTCCCTGGTGTGCGCCACGGCCGCGACCGCCCTCAGTCTCCTGATCGGCGTCCCCCTGGCCTGGCTCCTGGCCCGCACCGACTTCCCCGGCCGCGGACTGGTCCGCGCCCTGGTGACCCTGCCACTGGTCCTGCCTCCGGTGGTGGGCGGCGTGGCCCTCCTGATGGCCCTGGGCCGCAACGGCATCGTGGGCCAGTGGCTGGACTCCTGGTTCGGCGTGACGCTCCCCTTCACCACGGCAGGGGTCATCGTCGCGGAGACCTTCGTGGCGATGCCGTTCCTGGTCATCAGCGTGGAAGGCACTCTGCGCGCGGCGGACCCCCGCTACGAGGAGGCGGCCACCACTCTGGGCGCCTCCCGCTTCACGGCCTTCCGCCGGGTGACCCTCCCCCTGATCGCGCCGGGCATCGCGGCCGGCGCGGTCCTCGCCTGGGCCCGGGCTCTGGGCGAGTTCGGCGCCACGATCACCTTCGCCGGCAACTTCCCCGGCCGCACCCAGACCATGCCCCTCGCGGTCTACCTGGCCCTCCAGAGCGACCCGGCAGCGGCGATCGCCCTGAGCCTGGTGCTCCTGGCGGTATCGATCGCGGTACTGGCGGGCTTGCGGGACCGCTGGATGACGGCGTCGTGA
- a CDS encoding DUF1707 SHOCT-like domain-containing protein, translating into MSGELARGGGGAPVGLRASHADRERVVDTLRIAAGDGRLTAEELDERLEVALSARTLGELAGLTADLPADAAGEVKDVVRIEQQGGSAVRGDGWAVPRRLEVQSSWGDVTLDFTDAVITYDTLHVDLDMRGGTLRLVTRPGVVVETDSLVVEYAQVKTRPAGDSGTPVVLRVEVGGRLRYGKVVARGRRGFLRRSRTP; encoded by the coding sequence ATGTCGGGTGAGTTGGCGCGGGGTGGCGGGGGCGCACCGGTCGGGCTGAGGGCCTCGCATGCGGACCGGGAGCGGGTGGTGGACACGCTGCGTATCGCGGCGGGGGACGGCCGGCTGACCGCAGAGGAACTGGACGAGCGACTGGAGGTCGCCCTGTCCGCGCGCACCCTGGGGGAGCTGGCCGGGCTGACGGCGGACCTTCCGGCGGACGCGGCCGGCGAGGTCAAGGACGTCGTCCGGATCGAGCAGCAGGGCGGTTCGGCCGTGCGCGGCGACGGGTGGGCGGTACCCCGGCGGCTGGAGGTCCAGTCCTCCTGGGGTGACGTGACGCTCGACTTCACCGACGCGGTGATCACGTACGACACGCTCCATGTCGACCTCGACATGCGGGGCGGGACGCTGCGGCTGGTCACGCGGCCCGGCGTCGTGGTGGAGACCGACTCGCTCGTCGTCGAGTACGCCCAGGTGAAGACGCGTCCCGCCGGTGACTCCGGCACGCCTGTCGTGCTGCGCGTGGAGGTCGGCGGGCGGCTGAGATACGGCAAGGTCGTGGCCCGGGGTCGGCGCGGGTTCCTCAGGAGATCCCGGACGCCCTGA
- a CDS encoding TOBE domain-containing protein, whose amino-acid sequence MQSYTIGQAARLLGVSPDTARRWADAGRMTTHRDEAGRRLIDGRDLAAFSVELARGDTGDEEPSYTSARNAFPGIVTAIKLGDVAAQVEIQAGPHRLVSLLTREAVEELGLEVGMEATARVKSTNVHIDRT is encoded by the coding sequence ATGCAGTCGTACACGATCGGCCAGGCGGCCCGACTCCTGGGCGTGAGCCCCGACACCGCGCGCCGCTGGGCGGACGCGGGCCGGATGACGACCCACCGCGACGAGGCCGGGCGCCGGCTCATCGACGGCCGGGACCTGGCCGCGTTCTCCGTCGAGCTGGCCAGGGGCGACACCGGCGACGAGGAGCCGTCGTACACCTCGGCCCGCAACGCCTTCCCCGGCATCGTCACCGCGATCAAGCTCGGTGACGTCGCCGCCCAGGTCGAGATCCAGGCCGGCCCGCACCGCCTGGTCTCCCTGCTGACCCGCGAGGCCGTCGAGGAACTGGGCCTGGAGGTCGGCATGGAGGCCACGGCCCGCGTGAAGTCGACAAACGTGCATATCGACCGCACCTGA
- the modA gene encoding molybdate ABC transporter substrate-binding protein, which translates to MTRSARRTRRTRRTLRLAGAGAAALLALTACSSSDSDSADSGTSASGSTKPSGTVNVFAAASLKESFTTLGKEFEEAHPGTEVTFNFGGSDTLAASITNGAGADVFAAASPKTMKIVTDAGDATGTPATFVRNQLEIATLPGNPDNISSLKDLTESGLKVVLCDAEVPCGAAARKALDAGGLALTPVSYEQDVKSALTKVELKEADAAVVYRTDVKAAGDKVEGVDFPESADAINDYPIALLKDAPNATAAKAFIELVRSAEGQKVLTAAGFLKP; encoded by the coding sequence ATGACCCGTTCCGCTCGCCGGACCCGTCGCACCCGCCGCACCCTGCGGCTGGCCGGTGCCGGAGCCGCCGCGCTGCTGGCCCTGACCGCCTGCTCCTCCTCGGACTCCGACTCCGCGGACTCCGGCACCTCGGCCTCCGGGTCGACGAAGCCGTCCGGCACGGTGAACGTCTTCGCCGCGGCCTCCCTGAAGGAGAGCTTCACGACCCTGGGCAAGGAGTTCGAGGAGGCGCATCCCGGCACTGAGGTCACCTTCAACTTCGGCGGCAGCGACACCCTGGCCGCCAGCATCACGAACGGGGCCGGTGCCGACGTGTTCGCCGCCGCCAGCCCGAAGACGATGAAGATCGTCACGGACGCGGGGGACGCCACGGGCACGCCCGCCACCTTCGTCCGCAACCAGCTGGAGATCGCCACCCTGCCGGGCAACCCGGACAACATCTCCTCCCTCAAGGACCTCACCGAGTCCGGCCTGAAGGTCGTGCTGTGCGACGCGGAGGTGCCGTGCGGTGCCGCCGCCCGGAAGGCCCTCGACGCCGGCGGCCTCGCGCTCACCCCCGTCTCCTACGAGCAGGACGTCAAGAGCGCGCTGACGAAGGTCGAGCTCAAGGAGGCCGACGCCGCGGTGGTCTACAGGACCGATGTGAAGGCCGCGGGTGACAAGGTGGAGGGCGTGGACTTCCCCGAGTCGGCCGACGCCATCAACGACTACCCGATCGCCCTGCTCAAGGACGCCCCCAACGCCACCGCGGCGAAGGCGTTCATCGAGCTGGTCCGGTCCGCCGAGGGCCAGAAGGTCCTGACCGCGGCCGGGTTCCTCAAGCCGTGA
- a CDS encoding ABC transporter ATP-binding protein: MKNPRPTAADGAKSPQGPSAPGTNGLHAHLIVTHPTFHLDITLTAAPGEVVALLGPNGAGKTTALRALAGLTPLTAGHLRLDGTDLDRTPPESRPVGVVFQDYLLFPHLTALDNIAFGPRCQGATKAEARRQATEWLARMGLGDHATAKPRSLSGGQAQRVALARALATHPRLLLLDEPLAALDARTRLEVRSQLRRHLADFEAVAVLVTHDPLDAMVLADRLVVIEQGQVVQEGTPSDIARHPRTDYIAQLVGLNLYKGRAEGHTVHLEAGPDITTTEDLAGEAFVAFPPSAVTLYRDRPTGSSARNLWRCEVAGLETHGDQIRADLTGELPLAADLTTVAAAELDLHPGAEIWATVKATQTHAYPA, encoded by the coding sequence ATGAAGAACCCCCGCCCCACAGCCGCCGACGGCGCCAAGTCCCCACAGGGGCCATCCGCACCTGGCACCAACGGCCTCCACGCCCATCTGATCGTCACCCACCCCACCTTCCACCTCGACATCACCCTCACAGCAGCCCCCGGCGAGGTGGTGGCCCTCCTCGGTCCCAACGGCGCGGGCAAGACCACCGCCCTGCGCGCCCTCGCCGGCCTCACTCCCCTCACCGCCGGCCACCTGCGTCTCGACGGCACCGACCTGGACCGCACGCCCCCCGAATCCCGCCCCGTCGGCGTCGTCTTCCAGGACTACCTCCTCTTCCCCCACCTCACGGCCCTGGACAACATCGCGTTCGGCCCCCGCTGCCAGGGCGCGACAAAGGCGGAGGCCCGCCGGCAGGCGACCGAGTGGCTGGCCCGCATGGGCCTCGGCGACCACGCCACAGCCAAACCCCGCAGCCTCTCCGGCGGCCAGGCCCAACGCGTCGCCCTGGCCCGCGCCCTGGCCACCCATCCCCGCCTGCTCCTCCTCGACGAGCCCCTCGCCGCCCTGGACGCCCGCACCCGCCTGGAGGTCCGCTCCCAACTCCGCCGTCACCTGGCCGACTTCGAGGCGGTCGCCGTCCTGGTCACCCACGACCCCCTGGACGCGATGGTCCTGGCCGACCGCCTGGTCGTGATCGAGCAGGGACAGGTCGTCCAGGAGGGCACCCCGTCCGACATCGCCCGCCACCCCCGTACGGACTACATCGCCCAGCTCGTGGGCCTGAACCTCTACAAGGGCCGGGCAGAAGGCCACACGGTCCACCTGGAGGCCGGCCCCGACATCACCACCACCGAGGACCTCGCAGGAGAGGCCTTCGTCGCGTTCCCCCCGTCCGCCGTGACCCTCTACCGCGACCGCCCCACCGGCTCCAGCGCCCGTAACCTCTGGCGCTGCGAAGTGGCCGGCCTGGAGACCCACGGCGACCAGATCCGCGCGGACCTCACCGGCGAACTCCCCCTCGCCGCGGACCTCACCACGGTCGCCGCGGCCGAACTCGACCTGCACCCGGGCGCGGAGATCTGGGCCACGGTCAAGGCGACGCAAACACACGCGTACCCGGCGTAA